The following proteins come from a genomic window of Blastococcus sp. HT6-30:
- a CDS encoding AAA family ATPase: MLAGRDVERAAIAALLDAARAGAGGSLVVRGVAGSGKSALLADAVTAASGMRVLRTSGVESESPLAFAALQRLLWPLRSRIDALPEPQAAALRAALGEATGEGDRFLAFLGTLSLLADAAEEAPVLAVVDDAHWLDDASAAALLFTARRLQAERVALLFAARDGEAYGFEAPDLPTAALGGVIGTDADTLLTARGGGTVDPAVRDRLVAATGGNPLALGELAAVLTGDQLAGRAPLPEPLPLTGGVERGFLDRVRRLSDPAQWLLLLAAADDTGRLTVVRDAATGLDAADDALDEVERIGLVRVDGDTLALYHPLVRSAVYRAATSAQRRAAHRALAGVLGGDPDRRAWHLAAAADRPDDSVVTALDGVAERAAARGGHEAASAAWSRAAELTVDSDARGRRLFAAASSAWLGAHPSRAAALAEAAAAADCSDPLLRARLFTLRGQIEWNTRSINDGYDLILQAAQVAAGVDEAMHHQLVMLAAALSAFGARSPRPAPLVAEPALDAPPRARAAWALQRGYAAVAGQDWATAAQCFRCAFTLTDPEPPDDHVLQPNLGIAAMLVGDDERGLRLHEEQLTAARRAGALSMVEHALTRGFYFQIATGAWAKAAAAAAEALPLAASTGHVGLAALPTAELALVAALRGDDGADGRLAELAAIRESHPVGITDGLAVDLAHWTQALRAAQQPATAVHHLTQIRGAALRRMAAPDLFDAAVRGGLEEVARAWLAELDAFAAGTGLPAAVAVAAHGRALLTDGSEAEEHFQRALAAHGESARAPDRARTHLAYGEYLRRARRRVDAREHLRAALTVFEELGAVPLAERAAQELRASGQTARRRDVTTATQLTAQERQVAALVRRGLSNRDAAAQLFVSPRTVDFHLRNVFSKLGVASRAELAALPLEL, from the coding sequence GTGCTGGCCGGACGGGATGTCGAGCGGGCGGCGATCGCTGCGCTGCTCGACGCCGCCCGCGCCGGGGCCGGCGGGTCCCTGGTGGTCCGCGGCGTGGCCGGGTCCGGTAAGTCGGCGCTGCTGGCCGACGCGGTCACCGCCGCCTCCGGTATGCGGGTGCTGCGTACCTCGGGGGTGGAGTCGGAGTCCCCGCTGGCGTTCGCCGCGCTGCAGCGGCTGCTGTGGCCGCTGCGGTCCCGGATCGACGCACTGCCGGAGCCGCAGGCCGCGGCGCTGCGCGCGGCGCTGGGCGAGGCGACCGGTGAGGGCGACCGGTTCCTGGCGTTCCTGGGCACCCTGAGCCTGCTCGCCGACGCCGCCGAGGAGGCTCCGGTGCTGGCCGTCGTCGACGACGCGCACTGGCTGGACGACGCCTCCGCCGCGGCGCTGCTGTTCACCGCCCGCCGGCTGCAGGCCGAGCGGGTCGCGCTGCTGTTCGCCGCCCGCGACGGCGAGGCCTACGGCTTCGAGGCGCCCGATCTGCCCACCGCCGCTCTCGGCGGCGTGATCGGAACCGACGCCGACACGTTGCTGACCGCGCGGGGCGGCGGAACGGTCGACCCGGCGGTGCGCGACCGGCTGGTGGCCGCCACGGGCGGCAACCCGCTCGCCCTGGGAGAGCTCGCCGCCGTCCTCACCGGCGACCAGCTGGCCGGGCGGGCCCCGCTGCCGGAGCCGCTGCCGCTGACCGGCGGGGTCGAGCGGGGATTCCTCGACCGGGTCCGGCGCCTGAGCGACCCGGCCCAGTGGCTTCTGCTGCTGGCCGCAGCAGATGACACCGGCCGGCTGACCGTCGTCCGCGACGCCGCAACCGGTCTCGACGCCGCCGACGACGCCCTGGACGAGGTCGAGCGGATCGGTCTCGTGCGCGTCGACGGGGACACCCTCGCGCTGTACCACCCGCTGGTGCGCTCGGCGGTGTACCGGGCGGCCACCAGCGCGCAGCGCCGCGCCGCGCACCGGGCGCTGGCCGGCGTCCTCGGCGGCGACCCCGACCGGCGTGCCTGGCACCTGGCCGCCGCCGCCGACCGGCCCGACGACTCGGTGGTCACCGCGCTGGACGGCGTGGCCGAACGCGCCGCCGCCCGCGGTGGCCACGAGGCCGCCTCCGCCGCCTGGTCCCGGGCCGCCGAGCTCACCGTCGACAGCGACGCCCGCGGTCGGCGGCTGTTCGCCGCCGCCTCCTCGGCCTGGCTGGGCGCACACCCGTCGCGGGCTGCGGCGCTCGCGGAGGCCGCCGCCGCAGCCGACTGCTCCGACCCGCTGCTGCGCGCCCGGCTGTTCACGCTGCGGGGGCAGATCGAGTGGAACACCCGTTCGATCAACGACGGCTACGACCTCATCCTGCAAGCCGCCCAGGTCGCCGCCGGCGTGGACGAGGCGATGCACCACCAGCTGGTGATGCTCGCCGCCGCCTTGTCGGCGTTCGGCGCCCGATCACCGCGTCCGGCACCCCTGGTGGCCGAGCCTGCACTCGACGCGCCGCCGCGAGCGCGGGCCGCCTGGGCTCTGCAGCGCGGGTACGCCGCCGTCGCCGGACAGGACTGGGCGACCGCTGCGCAGTGCTTCCGGTGCGCCTTCACCCTGACCGACCCCGAACCCCCCGACGACCACGTGCTGCAGCCCAACCTCGGTATCGCAGCGATGCTCGTCGGCGACGACGAGCGCGGACTGCGGCTTCACGAGGAGCAGCTGACCGCTGCCCGCCGCGCGGGGGCGCTCAGCATGGTGGAGCACGCCCTCACCCGCGGCTTCTACTTCCAAATCGCGACGGGGGCGTGGGCGAAGGCCGCCGCCGCGGCGGCGGAGGCGCTACCGCTGGCGGCCAGCACCGGTCACGTCGGGCTGGCCGCGTTGCCGACCGCCGAGCTGGCGCTGGTCGCGGCGCTCCGCGGGGACGACGGGGCCGACGGTCGCCTCGCCGAGCTGGCCGCCATCCGAGAATCACATCCGGTCGGGATCACCGACGGCCTCGCCGTCGACCTCGCGCACTGGACGCAGGCGCTTCGGGCCGCGCAGCAGCCCGCCACCGCGGTGCACCACCTGACCCAGATCCGCGGGGCGGCGCTGCGCCGCATGGCCGCCCCCGATCTGTTCGACGCTGCCGTCCGCGGTGGCCTCGAGGAGGTCGCGCGCGCGTGGCTGGCCGAGCTCGATGCCTTCGCCGCCGGCACGGGCCTCCCCGCCGCGGTTGCCGTCGCGGCGCACGGCCGTGCGCTGCTGACCGACGGCTCCGAGGCTGAGGAGCACTTCCAGCGTGCCCTCGCCGCACACGGGGAATCGGCACGAGCGCCCGACCGGGCCCGGACCCACCTGGCCTACGGCGAGTACCTGCGGCGCGCCCGCCGGCGGGTCGACGCGCGCGAGCACCTGCGAGCGGCCCTCACCGTCTTCGAAGAGCTCGGCGCGGTGCCCCTCGCCGAACGCGCCGCCCAGGAGCTGCGTGCCTCCGGGCAGACCGCCCGCCGTCGCGACGTCACCACCGCCACCCAGCTGACCGCACAGGAACGCCAGGTCGCCGCTCTCGTCCGCCGCGGCCTGTCGAACCGGGACGCCGCCGCGCAGCTGTTCGTCTCGCCCCGCACCGTCGACTTCCACCTGCGCAACGTGTTCAGCAAGCTCGGCGTGGCCTCCCGCGCGGAGCTCGCCGCGCTCCCGCTCGAGCTCTGA
- a CDS encoding FAD-dependent oxidoreductase has protein sequence MPTSLPCPAGQRELLDVLVIGAGQAGLALGHHLAARGANSLLVDAAPEIGHSWRSRWDSLRLFSPAQYDSLPGLPFPAPVDSHPSKDDVADYLAAYAAHFALPVRLATPVLRLHRDPDGTFAATTPTGTLRARQVVVATGPFQTPHVPALGDRLDPGVPQLHSAEYRNPTQLPGGGRVLVVGAANSGLQIAAELAAAQPVTVAVGTRPTELPQRIAGRDLFFWLTRSGFFTVPAHTRIARRLRARGDIIIGTRSGTLRRRGIDFRPRLLDLTGRTATFADGSTVDVGAVVWATGYRPDYAWLHLPGVVVDGQVRHTGGTTAVPGLHFLGLPWQTCRGSALLGFVGADAEALAARLTADAAGPQQRTAPGPEAATPVVLPV, from the coding sequence ATGCCCACGTCACTGCCCTGCCCCGCCGGTCAGCGCGAGCTCCTGGATGTACTCGTCATCGGGGCCGGCCAGGCCGGCCTCGCGCTCGGTCACCACCTCGCCGCCCGCGGAGCGAACTCCCTGCTGGTCGACGCCGCACCCGAGATCGGCCATTCGTGGCGCTCCCGGTGGGACTCGCTGCGGCTGTTCAGCCCCGCCCAGTACGACTCGCTGCCCGGCCTGCCGTTCCCCGCACCCGTCGACAGCCACCCGAGCAAGGACGACGTCGCCGACTACCTCGCCGCCTACGCCGCGCACTTCGCCCTCCCGGTGCGGCTGGCCACCCCCGTGCTGCGGCTGCACCGCGACCCCGACGGGACCTTCGCGGCCACCACCCCGACCGGAACGCTGCGGGCCAGGCAGGTCGTCGTCGCCACCGGCCCCTTCCAGACGCCGCACGTCCCCGCCCTCGGCGATCGGCTGGACCCGGGCGTGCCGCAGCTGCACAGCGCCGAGTACCGGAACCCGACCCAGCTGCCCGGCGGCGGTCGGGTGCTGGTCGTCGGCGCGGCCAACTCCGGCCTGCAGATCGCCGCCGAGTTGGCCGCCGCGCAGCCGGTCACCGTCGCGGTCGGCACCCGGCCGACCGAGCTGCCCCAGCGCATCGCCGGCCGCGACCTGTTCTTCTGGCTGACGCGCTCGGGGTTCTTCACCGTGCCCGCACACACCCGCATCGCCCGCCGGCTGCGCGCCCGCGGCGACATCATCATCGGCACCCGCAGCGGCACTCTCCGCCGCCGCGGCATCGACTTCCGGCCCCGGCTCCTCGACCTCACCGGCCGCACCGCCACCTTCGCCGACGGCAGCACCGTCGACGTCGGCGCGGTTGTCTGGGCGACCGGCTACCGACCCGACTACGCCTGGCTGCACCTGCCCGGCGTCGTCGTCGACGGGCAGGTCCGCCACACCGGTGGGACGACCGCTGTGCCGGGCCTGCACTTCCTCGGCCTGCCCTGGCAGACCTGCCGCGGCTCGGCCCTGCTCGGGTTCGTCGGCGCCGACGCCGAGGCGCTGGCCGCCCGGCTGACCGCGGACGCCGCCGGGCCGCAGCAGCGCACCGCGCCCGGACCCGAAGCGGCAACCCCGGTGGTTCTCCCGGTGTGA